The proteins below come from a single Gloeocapsopsis sp. IPPAS B-1203 genomic window:
- a CDS encoding GNAT family N-acetyltransferase, whose amino-acid sequence MSQIAIKTASPQEWQYIQEIRRAVFQEEQGVDPALEFDGKDEIAQQIIAYIDTQPVGTARVRYLDAKTAKIERLAVLSIARGQGIGKRLMQKAIELAIEKKIQEVVIHAQEYIKLLYQQLDFIQEGETFDEAGIPHVKMRKKLTNNECD is encoded by the coding sequence AATGGCAGTACATACAAGAAATCCGGCGTGCGGTCTTTCAAGAAGAACAAGGAGTCGATCCGGCATTAGAATTTGACGGTAAAGATGAAATCGCTCAACAGATTATTGCTTACATAGATACCCAGCCAGTAGGAACTGCGCGTGTGAGATATTTAGATGCGAAAACAGCAAAAATAGAACGACTAGCAGTGTTATCAATTGCCAGAGGACAAGGAATTGGTAAGCGATTGATGCAAAAAGCGATAGAACTAGCGATAGAAAAAAAGATTCAAGAAGTTGTGATTCACGCTCAAGAATATATAAAACTACTGTATCAACAACTCGATTTTATTCAAGAGGGAGAAACATTTGATGAAGCGGGGATTCCTCATGTAAAAATGAGGAAAAAATTAACGAACAACGAGTGTGATTAG
- a CDS encoding glycosyltransferase family 39 protein yields the protein MIRLKHNQARGLLILALIWLAGAVSDRIWLNIDNSVPAWDQADYLNGSLNYWQALQQIQWFSREWWTDFWHLSSKIPPGIYTVAAIVQQIFGRGIEQATLIHLIFSAILLTSVYGLGVQLFNREIGLWAAALCQLFPSLYRYRLEFVLDYPLTAVVTLSFLCLTLWTFSASLIAPVKSRLSPSKQWLWAAAFGISFGLAILVKQTALFFLFVPVLWVGIATLYRRQWQRLLQLIASLLLSVVIFYPWYRTNWLTVLTSGKRATIDSAIAEGDPPLNTLAAWTYYWEILPYQVSWLLLLVPIIGILLYWKRKEKYHTSLAWLAIFWLGAYFLCSLNINKDERYVLPYLPVVGLFLAYGLTSWRGRWGNRVRWGSVTLAVLLMFLNLFPLGGIGQSMTQVLSPKAEHYALVGSRLPHAEVIEEIIQQAPYLRSTLGVLPSTPQINQHNFNYYGALRDFQVYGRQVGTRSQQIAQDARSLDWFLTKTGDQGSVPAAQAEMVQTIERSPDFKIHKSWALPDGSTLNLYRDRTPEVEVTSVQTPLANVKLLQVTVPQQIQPGIPAPVTYQWIGSWDELQSGLVLLDWDQDTNLKSQWIHDHAVGMGNLHSVVQTHQGTFQVIERMAMLPPANLPTGTYTLKATYLNRNTGETYPIAVPLVTVNIEPNAEPVAAPELDLLTQLRILAATLPQGPTALEWVFEEIARINQYDPTQDYLMQTQQALTYRLQQESQNLEWAYTLALSRVLKQQVKEAIAALEKVTQLDAQNPYAYAYLAFVHLYNWHGAPAAAALKNARTLNSNIPEIQVLSSVAALLQGNLIDAWHYFTTWQNT from the coding sequence GTGATTAGGCTCAAACACAATCAAGCGCGAGGGCTGCTGATTCTAGCACTGATCTGGCTTGCAGGTGCGGTAAGCGATCGCATTTGGCTGAATATAGATAACTCAGTTCCCGCTTGGGATCAAGCTGATTACCTCAACGGTTCTTTAAATTACTGGCAAGCTTTACAGCAGATACAGTGGTTTAGTCGTGAATGGTGGACAGATTTCTGGCATCTTTCTTCAAAGATACCGCCTGGAATATACACAGTTGCTGCGATCGTACAGCAAATTTTTGGTCGGGGAATAGAGCAAGCTACACTTATTCATTTAATATTTAGTGCGATTCTCCTCACTTCTGTTTATGGATTAGGTGTACAACTATTCAATAGAGAAATAGGCTTATGGGCAGCAGCATTGTGTCAATTGTTTCCTAGTCTTTACCGCTACAGACTAGAATTTGTCTTAGATTATCCCTTGACTGCTGTAGTCACACTCTCTTTTTTGTGTTTAACACTTTGGACTTTTAGTGCAAGCTTAATAGCACCGGTAAAATCTCGCTTATCTCCTAGCAAACAATGGTTGTGGGCTGCGGCTTTTGGGATTTCCTTCGGGCTAGCGATCTTAGTCAAACAAACCGCGTTGTTTTTTCTATTCGTTCCAGTACTCTGGGTAGGCATTGCCACATTGTATCGACGACAATGGCAGCGTTTATTACAGTTAATCGCAAGTCTACTGCTATCAGTAGTGATATTCTATCCTTGGTATCGCACCAATTGGTTAACTGTCTTAACAAGTGGTAAACGCGCAACAATAGATTCTGCAATTGCTGAAGGCGATCCACCTTTAAATACTCTTGCAGCTTGGACTTATTACTGGGAAATTCTGCCTTATCAAGTTTCTTGGTTATTACTTTTAGTACCAATCATCGGAATCCTTCTTTATTGGAAGCGCAAGGAAAAATATCATACCTCATTAGCTTGGTTAGCCATATTTTGGCTAGGTGCTTATTTTTTATGTTCATTAAATATCAATAAAGATGAACGTTATGTTTTGCCTTACTTACCCGTTGTTGGCTTATTTTTAGCTTATGGTTTAACATCCTGGCGCGGACGTTGGGGAAATCGTGTTCGTTGGGGTAGTGTCACTTTGGCAGTACTACTGATGTTTCTCAATCTGTTTCCCCTAGGAGGTATAGGTCAAAGTATGACACAAGTGTTGAGTCCTAAAGCAGAACACTATGCTTTGGTTGGTTCTCGTTTACCGCATGCAGAAGTGATCGAAGAAATCATTCAACAAGCACCTTATTTACGCTCTACCTTAGGAGTTTTACCATCTACTCCACAGATCAATCAACACAACTTTAATTACTATGGGGCATTACGAGACTTTCAAGTTTATGGGCGACAAGTTGGAACGCGATCGCAGCAAATAGCACAAGATGCACGATCGCTTGATTGGTTCTTAACAAAAACTGGCGATCAAGGTTCAGTTCCCGCAGCCCAAGCAGAAATGGTGCAAACGATTGAGCGATCGCCTGATTTTAAAATTCACAAAAGTTGGGCATTACCTGACGGTAGCACATTAAATCTATATCGCGATCGCACTCCGGAGGTTGAAGTGACTTCAGTGCAAACGCCATTAGCAAATGTGAAACTCTTGCAAGTTACAGTACCTCAACAAATACAGCCTGGGATACCTGCGCCTGTCACCTATCAATGGATTGGTTCGTGGGATGAGTTGCAGTCTGGTTTAGTATTACTTGATTGGGATCAGGATACCAATTTAAAATCTCAATGGATACACGATCATGCAGTCGGAATGGGAAATCTGCATTCAGTCGTTCAAACTCATCAAGGCACATTTCAAGTAATTGAACGGATGGCAATGCTACCACCGGCAAATCTCCCCACAGGAACTTATACATTAAAAGCAACTTACTTGAACCGTAATACAGGCGAAACTTATCCAATTGCTGTCCCGCTGGTGACTGTAAATATTGAACCAAATGCTGAACCTGTTGCAGCACCTGAACTCGATTTATTAACACAGTTGCGGATTTTAGCTGCTACTTTACCCCAAGGACCAACAGCACTAGAATGGGTTTTTGAAGAAATTGCCCGCATTAATCAATACGATCCAACGCAAGATTATTTAATGCAAACTCAACAAGCCTTAACCTATCGCCTACAGCAGGAATCACAAAATTTAGAGTGGGCGTATACTTTGGCTTTATCTAGAGTATTGAAACAACAAGTCAAAGAAGCGATCGCAGCTTTAGAAAAAGTCACTCAACTCGACGCTCAAAACCCTTATGCTTATGCCTATCTTGCTTTTGTCCATCTTTATAATTGGCACGGCGCACCTGCAGCAGCTGCCCTTAAAAATGCCCGTACACTCAACTCTAATATTCCAGAAATTCAAGTTCTCAGCAGTGTTGCTGCATTGTTACAAGGCAATCTTATAGACGCATGGCACTATTTTACAACCTGGCAGAACACGTAA